A window of Hippoglossus stenolepis isolate QCI-W04-F060 chromosome 16, HSTE1.2, whole genome shotgun sequence contains these coding sequences:
- the gpatch8 gene encoding G patch domain-containing protein 8 isoform X1 — protein sequence MADRFSRFNEQRDFQGGNHFDQYEEGQLELEQASLDKPIESDNIGHRLLQKHGWKLGQGLGKSMQGRTDPVPIILKYDVMGMGRMEMELDYAEDATEKRRVLEVEKEDTEELRQKYKDQVEKEKAIAKALEDLRANFYCELCDKQYTKHQEFDNHINSYDHAHKQRLKELKQREFARNVSSRSRKGGKKQEKMLRRLHELAEQRKLQDRTPGSGPMFKTTTVAVDGEKAEDGDNMMPENPALTDGALEGSPTEKSGQTSPKPGPAISFSLGKNSSSSPTPSGSSKVSVSFSFAKKAPVKLDTVAAVFADHGEEAMEEDENQEGEKTAEQEETSGCGTESPKGISIGVEVAEVGGPAGTEEVEQPDDGGSLASTLNKLKMMMKKEEGYAGQEPEYYHYVPPAHCRVKPHFQFLLFMKATDQSQIKEEEEDEEEEEDEEEDDDDEEEEEGPEEKKGEDCPEQTESNVADCKTDQEQVHEQDQEQGDAPPAPDPDPTPLSPKVQTEDVSSCAVDTATMVPTATMVPTSPTQKPESTQEIPDSNSGPKIPTGPFFPVLSKDESTTLQWPSELLEFTKAQPSLSYSCNPLYFDFKLSRNKGARGGKAAKSSKPEESDDKGQEVATSTAEVDSTTKPGTSTDKDKPLTKGEPGKSEGDQQKPATGSSSVKKKKKKKKHKKSAKHSKHKEKAAAAEGAEGETEATQEKPKKKKKHKRKKSKNKAPDQDEATGAEKDKAKPKSEDKAVSSSVQLTPAGGGATGNTRVELGKRKRATKEVPSKSGAEEGGTRKGTDKANASEEHSAPKRQKTDSSASQSASCSTSAKKSPGPGRPPSSESEEEGGSNTQRSRHHRSSPREQRRHRSEESGRSRSRSSRRGDRRGSSRRHHRGQTSHSHSYSSSSERSSAGSSAYSHRSRSYSDSYSDYSKEGRRRRRSKRSSESEYERRGSRGRRRSRRHQSSSSSSDDSRSRSRSYSRRKRHRRHHRSSSRSSSSWSRSTSARSRRRSYSRSHSSASRSSSSAKVSPQRRGPRGRGDSDAQRRDFNRSNIYRSQSPRSSSSRGLIRNTHSSSSQALRPGGSRDAGEQKNSLTARQLLEKIQSKKSSNDSGTGTKTGLKIKDPPQGYFGPKLPPTLGSKALLPLFGKLQAGKKPVIPLTRPDEGEKSGMGKGSEAEREVILVEPIREFPPPPPPPAPPVQKVEEAPQSTVVHEETQQPTTEAQVHQEPRPLFEQEPSIMMPQYQADSGQDPSQNPMMESLMPEMQQQPPMHAYPAYPPPNLEEDCMEAEEDGLAPLESQPITFTPEEMEKYGKLQQAAQQHIQQQLLAKQVKTFPSAAAAAAAAANMAPAPPPQALQQIHIQQPTMSLASGTSITTVQHAILQHHAAAAAAMGLHPGHHHHHHHPHPAHAQLAQVHHIPQHHLTPISLSQFGHSLGHSLGHSLGHSLGHAGLIPAHPTAFLSGQPIHIIPASALHHSPLALHHVPHAALYPTLFSPRPSQAAAAAAALQLHPLLHPIFSGQDLQHPPNHGS from the exons GGTGGAAATCACTTTGACCAGTATGAAGAGGGccagctggagctggagcaggcgTCCCTGGACAAGCCCATCGAATCG GATAACATCGGACACCGGCTGCTTCAGAAACATGGCTGGAAGTTGGGGCAAGGACTTGGCAAAAGCATGCAGG GACGCACCGACCCTGTGCCCATTATCCTCAAATATGATGTCATGGGGATGGGACggatggagatggag CTGGACTATGCAGAGGACgccacagagaagagaagagtccTGGAAGTTGAGAAGGAGGATACAGAGGAACTGCGTCAAAAATACAAG GACCAGGTGGAAAAGGAGAAAGCCATTGCAAAGGCTCTGGAGGACCTGAGAGCCAACTTCTACTGTGAGCTATGTGACAAACAGTACACCAAGCACCAGGAATTTGACAACCACATTAACTCTTATGACCACGCTCACAAGCAG AGGCTTAaagagctgaagcagagagaatTTGCTCGTAATGTGTCCTCACGTTCACGAAAGGGTGGAAAGAAGCAAGAAAAAATGCTACGCCGATTACACGAGCTGGCTGAGCAGAGGAAACTCCAGGATCG TACTCCAGGAAGTGGGCCCATGTTCAAAACGACCACAGTGGCTGTGGACGGAGAGAAGGCAGAAGATGGTGACAACATGATGCCCGAGAACCCTGCTTTGACAGATGGTGCCCTGGAAGGATCACCGACAGAAAAAAGTGGGCAAACCTCCCCGAAGCCTGGCCCAGCCATCAGCTTCTCTCTAGGAAAGAACAGCTCCTCATCCCCGACCCCAAGTGGTTCGTCAAAAGTCAgtgtttccttctcttttgCAAAGAAAGCTCCAGTGAAGCTGGACACGGTGGCTGCAGTGTTTGCTGATCATGGTGAGGAGGCTATGGAGGAAGACGAGAACCAGGAAGGGGAAAAGACAGCAGAACAAGAGGAGACGTCTGGCTGCGGAACAGAAAGCCCCAAGGGAATATCAATAGGGGTTGAAGTAGCAGAGGTTGGTGGTCCGGCAGGGACggaagaggtggagcagcccGACGATGGAGGCTCTCTAGCCTCCACACTCAACAAactgaagatgatgatgaaaaaagaggaaggatATGCTGGACAGGAGCCTGAGTACTATCACTATGTACCTCCAGCTCACTGCCGGGTAAAACCTCACTTTCAGTTTTTGCTGTTCATGAAGGCCACTGATCAGTCTCAgatcaaagaagaagaagaagatgaagaagaagaagaagatgaagaagaagatgatgatgatgaggaagaggaagaggggccagaggaaaaaaagggtgAAGATTGTCCTGAACAGACAGAATCCAATGTTGCAGATTGTAAGACTGATCAAGAACAAGTTCATGAACAAGATCAAGAACAAGGAGATGCCCCTCCAGCTCCTGACCCAGACCCAACTCCTCTTTCGCCTAAAGTGCAGACAGAGGATGTTTCTTCATGCGCAGTAGACACAGCTACTATGGTACCCACAGCTACTATGGTACCCACTTCACCTACACAAAAACCAGAGAGCACACAGGAAATTCCGGATTCAAATTCAGGCCCTAAAATCCCCACTGGACCCTTCTTCCCAGTTCTTAGCAAAGATGAAAGCACGACCCTGCAGTGGCCCTCTGAGCTCCTCGAATTTACAAAAGCTCAGCCTTCCCTGTCTTACAGTTGTAATCCCCTCTACTTTGACTTCAAGCTATCCCGCAACAAAGGAGCGCGTGGTGGTAAAGCAGCAAAGTCCTCTAAGCCTGAAGAATCTGATGACAAGGGACAAGAGGTAGCGACCTCAACAGCGGAAGTAGATTCAACGACTAAACCTGGGACCAGCACTGACAAAGATAAGCCATTGACGAAGGGAGAACCTGGTAAATCAGAAGGTGATCAGCAAAAGCCTGCAACTGGCAGCAGTAgtgtcaagaaaaaaaagaaaaagaagaagcataAGAAGTCTGCGAAGcactcaaaacacaaagaaaaagcagcagcagcagaaggtgcTGAAGGGGAGACGGAGGCAACACAAGAAAAgcccaaaaagaagaaaaaacacaaacggAAGAAGAGCAAAAACAAAGCTCCTGATCAGGATGAGGCAACAGGTGCCGAAAAAGATAAAGCAAAACCAAAGTCAGAAGATAAAGCTGTTTCCTCCTCCGTTCAGCTGACACCTGCAGGGGGAGGAGCTACAGGAAATACAAGAGTTGAGCTGGGGAAGAGGAAACGTGCTACTAAGGAAGTGCCTTCCAAGTCTggagctgaggagggaggaacCAGAAAAGGTACCGATAAGGCCAACGCCTCAGAGGAGCACAGTGCCCCCAAGAGACAAAAGACTGACTCCAGTGCATCTCAAAGtgcctcctgctccacctcagCCAAGAAGAGTCCTGGTCCAGGTAGACCCCCTagcagtgagagtgaagaagaaGGCGGCTCAAACACTCAGCGCTCTCGTCATCACAGGTCAAGTCCCCGGGAACAACGCCGCCACCGTAGTGAGGAATCGGGGCGGTCCCGTAGTCGTTCATCAAGACGAGGGGATAGACGGGGCAGCAGTCGTCGGCACCATCGTGGCCAAACCTCCCACAGTCACTCTTACTCCAGCAGCTCGGAGCGCTCCTCAGCAGGCAGCAGTGCCTACAGCCACCGTAGCCGCAGCTACTCTGACAGCTACAGTGACTACAGCAAAGAGGGGCGCAGACGGCGGCGGTCTAAGCGTTCATCAGAGTCAGAGTACGAGCGGAGAGGTAGCCGAGGGCGCAGACGATCTAGGAGACACcagtcctcctcttcttcctcagatGACTCCCGCTCACGTTCACGCAGCTACAGCCGCAGAAAAAGGCACCGACGGCACCATCGGAGCAGTTCGAGaagctccagcagctggagcCGCAGCACCAGCGCAAGATCCAGGAGGCGCAGCTACAGCCGAAGCCACAGCTCAGCCAGCCGCTCCTCCAGCTCCGCCAAAGTCTCCCCTCAACGACGAGGCCCTAGGGGTCGAGGTGACAGTGACGCACAACGCAGAGACTTTAACCGCTCAAACATCTACCGCTCCCAGTCTCCACGTTCATCTTCATCACGAGGCCTTATCCGCAACACCCATTCATCCAGCTCACAGGCTCTGAGGCCTGGAGGATCCAGAGATGCAGGGGAACAGAAAAACTCCCTGACAGCACGGCAACTTCTGGAGAAGATTCAGTCTAAAAAAAGTTCAAATGATTCTGGCACTGGAACAAAAACTGGTCTCAAGATTAAAGACCCCCCTCAGGGCTACTTTGGCCCAAAACTACCCCCGACCCTGGGAAGTAAAGCCCTGCTTCCACTTTTTGGTAAACTGCAGGCAGGAAAGAAACCAGTGATTCCTTTAACCAGACcagatgagggagagaaatcAGGAATGGGGAAGGGCTCTGAGGCTGAGAGAGAAGTTATCCTGGTAGAGCCTATAAGAGAgttccctcctccaccaccacctccagctccaccaGTCCAAAAGGTTGAGGAGGCTCCACAGAGCACAGTGGTACATGAGGAGACGCAGCAGCCCACTACAGAAGCCCAAGTGCACCAAGAACCCCGGCCATTGTTCGAACAGGAGCCTTCCATAATGATGCCTCAGTACCAAGCAGATTCAGGACAGGACCCCTCACAGAACCCCATGATGGAGTCCCTCATGCcagaaatgcagcagcagcccccaATGCATGCCTACCCTGCTTATCCACCACCCAACCTGGAGGAGGACTGcatggaggcagaggaggacgGACTGGCTCCTCTGGAGAGTCAGCCCATTACGTTCACAccggaggagatggagaaataCGGCAAGCTACAGCAGGCTGCACAACAACATatccagcagcagcttttaGCCAAGCAGGTCAAGACGTTTCCCTCCGCAGCCGCCGCCGCGGCAGCAGCTGCCAACATGGCCCCGGCTCCCCCTCCGCAAGCTCTGCAGCAGATCCACATTCAGCAGCCAACTATGTCCCTAGCCTCCGGCACATCAATCACCACAGTGCAACACGCCATCCTGCAGCACcatgctgccgctgctgccgccaTGGGCTTACACCCAggacatcatcatcaccaccaccacccacaccCGGCACATGCCCAGTTGGCGCAGGTACATCACATTCCCCAGCACCACCTCAcccccatctccctctctcaatTCGGCCACTCTCTGGGTCACTCTCTGGGTCACTCTCTGGGACACTCACTGGGACACGCTGGGCTGATTCCTGCACACCCGACAGCCTTCCTCTCTGGTCAGCCCATACATATTATCCCTGCTTCTGCACTTCACCACTCCCCTTTAGCTCTGCACCATGTCCCACACGCAGCCCTCTACCCCACACTCTTCTCACCTCGGCCCTCACAGgccgctgcagcagcagcagctctccagctccacccaCTGCTACACCCAATCTTTTCTGGGCAGGACCTCCAGCACCCACCTAACCATGGCTCTTGA
- the gpatch8 gene encoding G patch domain-containing protein 8 isoform X2, producing the protein MQGRTDPVPIILKYDVMGMGRMEMELDYAEDATEKRRVLEVEKEDTEELRQKYKDQVEKEKAIAKALEDLRANFYCELCDKQYTKHQEFDNHINSYDHAHKQRLKELKQREFARNVSSRSRKGGKKQEKMLRRLHELAEQRKLQDRTPGSGPMFKTTTVAVDGEKAEDGDNMMPENPALTDGALEGSPTEKSGQTSPKPGPAISFSLGKNSSSSPTPSGSSKVSVSFSFAKKAPVKLDTVAAVFADHGEEAMEEDENQEGEKTAEQEETSGCGTESPKGISIGVEVAEVGGPAGTEEVEQPDDGGSLASTLNKLKMMMKKEEGYAGQEPEYYHYVPPAHCRVKPHFQFLLFMKATDQSQIKEEEEDEEEEEDEEEDDDDEEEEEGPEEKKGEDCPEQTESNVADCKTDQEQVHEQDQEQGDAPPAPDPDPTPLSPKVQTEDVSSCAVDTATMVPTATMVPTSPTQKPESTQEIPDSNSGPKIPTGPFFPVLSKDESTTLQWPSELLEFTKAQPSLSYSCNPLYFDFKLSRNKGARGGKAAKSSKPEESDDKGQEVATSTAEVDSTTKPGTSTDKDKPLTKGEPGKSEGDQQKPATGSSSVKKKKKKKKHKKSAKHSKHKEKAAAAEGAEGETEATQEKPKKKKKHKRKKSKNKAPDQDEATGAEKDKAKPKSEDKAVSSSVQLTPAGGGATGNTRVELGKRKRATKEVPSKSGAEEGGTRKGTDKANASEEHSAPKRQKTDSSASQSASCSTSAKKSPGPGRPPSSESEEEGGSNTQRSRHHRSSPREQRRHRSEESGRSRSRSSRRGDRRGSSRRHHRGQTSHSHSYSSSSERSSAGSSAYSHRSRSYSDSYSDYSKEGRRRRRSKRSSESEYERRGSRGRRRSRRHQSSSSSSDDSRSRSRSYSRRKRHRRHHRSSSRSSSSWSRSTSARSRRRSYSRSHSSASRSSSSAKVSPQRRGPRGRGDSDAQRRDFNRSNIYRSQSPRSSSSRGLIRNTHSSSSQALRPGGSRDAGEQKNSLTARQLLEKIQSKKSSNDSGTGTKTGLKIKDPPQGYFGPKLPPTLGSKALLPLFGKLQAGKKPVIPLTRPDEGEKSGMGKGSEAEREVILVEPIREFPPPPPPPAPPVQKVEEAPQSTVVHEETQQPTTEAQVHQEPRPLFEQEPSIMMPQYQADSGQDPSQNPMMESLMPEMQQQPPMHAYPAYPPPNLEEDCMEAEEDGLAPLESQPITFTPEEMEKYGKLQQAAQQHIQQQLLAKQVKTFPSAAAAAAAAANMAPAPPPQALQQIHIQQPTMSLASGTSITTVQHAILQHHAAAAAAMGLHPGHHHHHHHPHPAHAQLAQVHHIPQHHLTPISLSQFGHSLGHSLGHSLGHSLGHAGLIPAHPTAFLSGQPIHIIPASALHHSPLALHHVPHAALYPTLFSPRPSQAAAAAAALQLHPLLHPIFSGQDLQHPPNHGS; encoded by the exons ATGCAGG GACGCACCGACCCTGTGCCCATTATCCTCAAATATGATGTCATGGGGATGGGACggatggagatggag CTGGACTATGCAGAGGACgccacagagaagagaagagtccTGGAAGTTGAGAAGGAGGATACAGAGGAACTGCGTCAAAAATACAAG GACCAGGTGGAAAAGGAGAAAGCCATTGCAAAGGCTCTGGAGGACCTGAGAGCCAACTTCTACTGTGAGCTATGTGACAAACAGTACACCAAGCACCAGGAATTTGACAACCACATTAACTCTTATGACCACGCTCACAAGCAG AGGCTTAaagagctgaagcagagagaatTTGCTCGTAATGTGTCCTCACGTTCACGAAAGGGTGGAAAGAAGCAAGAAAAAATGCTACGCCGATTACACGAGCTGGCTGAGCAGAGGAAACTCCAGGATCG TACTCCAGGAAGTGGGCCCATGTTCAAAACGACCACAGTGGCTGTGGACGGAGAGAAGGCAGAAGATGGTGACAACATGATGCCCGAGAACCCTGCTTTGACAGATGGTGCCCTGGAAGGATCACCGACAGAAAAAAGTGGGCAAACCTCCCCGAAGCCTGGCCCAGCCATCAGCTTCTCTCTAGGAAAGAACAGCTCCTCATCCCCGACCCCAAGTGGTTCGTCAAAAGTCAgtgtttccttctcttttgCAAAGAAAGCTCCAGTGAAGCTGGACACGGTGGCTGCAGTGTTTGCTGATCATGGTGAGGAGGCTATGGAGGAAGACGAGAACCAGGAAGGGGAAAAGACAGCAGAACAAGAGGAGACGTCTGGCTGCGGAACAGAAAGCCCCAAGGGAATATCAATAGGGGTTGAAGTAGCAGAGGTTGGTGGTCCGGCAGGGACggaagaggtggagcagcccGACGATGGAGGCTCTCTAGCCTCCACACTCAACAAactgaagatgatgatgaaaaaagaggaaggatATGCTGGACAGGAGCCTGAGTACTATCACTATGTACCTCCAGCTCACTGCCGGGTAAAACCTCACTTTCAGTTTTTGCTGTTCATGAAGGCCACTGATCAGTCTCAgatcaaagaagaagaagaagatgaagaagaagaagaagatgaagaagaagatgatgatgatgaggaagaggaagaggggccagaggaaaaaaagggtgAAGATTGTCCTGAACAGACAGAATCCAATGTTGCAGATTGTAAGACTGATCAAGAACAAGTTCATGAACAAGATCAAGAACAAGGAGATGCCCCTCCAGCTCCTGACCCAGACCCAACTCCTCTTTCGCCTAAAGTGCAGACAGAGGATGTTTCTTCATGCGCAGTAGACACAGCTACTATGGTACCCACAGCTACTATGGTACCCACTTCACCTACACAAAAACCAGAGAGCACACAGGAAATTCCGGATTCAAATTCAGGCCCTAAAATCCCCACTGGACCCTTCTTCCCAGTTCTTAGCAAAGATGAAAGCACGACCCTGCAGTGGCCCTCTGAGCTCCTCGAATTTACAAAAGCTCAGCCTTCCCTGTCTTACAGTTGTAATCCCCTCTACTTTGACTTCAAGCTATCCCGCAACAAAGGAGCGCGTGGTGGTAAAGCAGCAAAGTCCTCTAAGCCTGAAGAATCTGATGACAAGGGACAAGAGGTAGCGACCTCAACAGCGGAAGTAGATTCAACGACTAAACCTGGGACCAGCACTGACAAAGATAAGCCATTGACGAAGGGAGAACCTGGTAAATCAGAAGGTGATCAGCAAAAGCCTGCAACTGGCAGCAGTAgtgtcaagaaaaaaaagaaaaagaagaagcataAGAAGTCTGCGAAGcactcaaaacacaaagaaaaagcagcagcagcagaaggtgcTGAAGGGGAGACGGAGGCAACACAAGAAAAgcccaaaaagaagaaaaaacacaaacggAAGAAGAGCAAAAACAAAGCTCCTGATCAGGATGAGGCAACAGGTGCCGAAAAAGATAAAGCAAAACCAAAGTCAGAAGATAAAGCTGTTTCCTCCTCCGTTCAGCTGACACCTGCAGGGGGAGGAGCTACAGGAAATACAAGAGTTGAGCTGGGGAAGAGGAAACGTGCTACTAAGGAAGTGCCTTCCAAGTCTggagctgaggagggaggaacCAGAAAAGGTACCGATAAGGCCAACGCCTCAGAGGAGCACAGTGCCCCCAAGAGACAAAAGACTGACTCCAGTGCATCTCAAAGtgcctcctgctccacctcagCCAAGAAGAGTCCTGGTCCAGGTAGACCCCCTagcagtgagagtgaagaagaaGGCGGCTCAAACACTCAGCGCTCTCGTCATCACAGGTCAAGTCCCCGGGAACAACGCCGCCACCGTAGTGAGGAATCGGGGCGGTCCCGTAGTCGTTCATCAAGACGAGGGGATAGACGGGGCAGCAGTCGTCGGCACCATCGTGGCCAAACCTCCCACAGTCACTCTTACTCCAGCAGCTCGGAGCGCTCCTCAGCAGGCAGCAGTGCCTACAGCCACCGTAGCCGCAGCTACTCTGACAGCTACAGTGACTACAGCAAAGAGGGGCGCAGACGGCGGCGGTCTAAGCGTTCATCAGAGTCAGAGTACGAGCGGAGAGGTAGCCGAGGGCGCAGACGATCTAGGAGACACcagtcctcctcttcttcctcagatGACTCCCGCTCACGTTCACGCAGCTACAGCCGCAGAAAAAGGCACCGACGGCACCATCGGAGCAGTTCGAGaagctccagcagctggagcCGCAGCACCAGCGCAAGATCCAGGAGGCGCAGCTACAGCCGAAGCCACAGCTCAGCCAGCCGCTCCTCCAGCTCCGCCAAAGTCTCCCCTCAACGACGAGGCCCTAGGGGTCGAGGTGACAGTGACGCACAACGCAGAGACTTTAACCGCTCAAACATCTACCGCTCCCAGTCTCCACGTTCATCTTCATCACGAGGCCTTATCCGCAACACCCATTCATCCAGCTCACAGGCTCTGAGGCCTGGAGGATCCAGAGATGCAGGGGAACAGAAAAACTCCCTGACAGCACGGCAACTTCTGGAGAAGATTCAGTCTAAAAAAAGTTCAAATGATTCTGGCACTGGAACAAAAACTGGTCTCAAGATTAAAGACCCCCCTCAGGGCTACTTTGGCCCAAAACTACCCCCGACCCTGGGAAGTAAAGCCCTGCTTCCACTTTTTGGTAAACTGCAGGCAGGAAAGAAACCAGTGATTCCTTTAACCAGACcagatgagggagagaaatcAGGAATGGGGAAGGGCTCTGAGGCTGAGAGAGAAGTTATCCTGGTAGAGCCTATAAGAGAgttccctcctccaccaccacctccagctccaccaGTCCAAAAGGTTGAGGAGGCTCCACAGAGCACAGTGGTACATGAGGAGACGCAGCAGCCCACTACAGAAGCCCAAGTGCACCAAGAACCCCGGCCATTGTTCGAACAGGAGCCTTCCATAATGATGCCTCAGTACCAAGCAGATTCAGGACAGGACCCCTCACAGAACCCCATGATGGAGTCCCTCATGCcagaaatgcagcagcagcccccaATGCATGCCTACCCTGCTTATCCACCACCCAACCTGGAGGAGGACTGcatggaggcagaggaggacgGACTGGCTCCTCTGGAGAGTCAGCCCATTACGTTCACAccggaggagatggagaaataCGGCAAGCTACAGCAGGCTGCACAACAACATatccagcagcagcttttaGCCAAGCAGGTCAAGACGTTTCCCTCCGCAGCCGCCGCCGCGGCAGCAGCTGCCAACATGGCCCCGGCTCCCCCTCCGCAAGCTCTGCAGCAGATCCACATTCAGCAGCCAACTATGTCCCTAGCCTCCGGCACATCAATCACCACAGTGCAACACGCCATCCTGCAGCACcatgctgccgctgctgccgccaTGGGCTTACACCCAggacatcatcatcaccaccaccacccacaccCGGCACATGCCCAGTTGGCGCAGGTACATCACATTCCCCAGCACCACCTCAcccccatctccctctctcaatTCGGCCACTCTCTGGGTCACTCTCTGGGTCACTCTCTGGGACACTCACTGGGACACGCTGGGCTGATTCCTGCACACCCGACAGCCTTCCTCTCTGGTCAGCCCATACATATTATCCCTGCTTCTGCACTTCACCACTCCCCTTTAGCTCTGCACCATGTCCCACACGCAGCCCTCTACCCCACACTCTTCTCACCTCGGCCCTCACAGgccgctgcagcagcagcagctctccagctccacccaCTGCTACACCCAATCTTTTCTGGGCAGGACCTCCAGCACCCACCTAACCATGGCTCTTGA